A stretch of the Parabacteroides timonensis genome encodes the following:
- a CDS encoding nucleotidyltransferase family protein, protein MKSTTEYINILRDYMAKNASKYSITRMGIFGSVARGEQTEDSDVDVYLETSKPSMFALVHIKDDLQTLFGCNVDIVRLRDHMDSFLRNRIEKEGIYV, encoded by the coding sequence ATGAAATCAACAACTGAATATATAAACATCTTGCGTGACTATATGGCGAAGAACGCTTCCAAATATAGCATTACCCGTATGGGGATATTCGGTTCTGTTGCCAGAGGAGAACAAACAGAAGATAGTGACGTTGATGTTTATTTGGAAACATCAAAGCCGAGTATGTTTGCATTGGTACATATAAAAGATGATCTGCAAACCCTGTTTGGTTGTAATGTCGATATTGTCCGATTACGGGATCACATGGATTCTTTCTTGAGAAACCGGATTGAGAAGGAGGGTATTTATGTGTGA
- a CDS encoding HepT-like ribonuclease domain-containing protein: protein MCDTELIRSSLIKIQTALDRILKRSETILSPDDFLTTPSGVERLESICMLLIAIGESVKRIDKATNKELLSHYPEIDWKGVMGMRDIIAHHYFDIDAVIVFDVMKNNLPAVKMTIDKMLSDI from the coding sequence ATGTGTGATACAGAGTTAATCCGTTCTTCTTTGATAAAGATACAAACGGCTTTAGATAGAATATTAAAGAGATCGGAAACAATACTTTCTCCAGACGATTTCTTGACGACACCAAGCGGAGTTGAGAGGTTGGAAAGTATTTGTATGCTGTTGATTGCAATCGGAGAAAGTGTCAAACGTATTGATAAAGCCACAAATAAAGAACTTTTATCGCATTATCCTGAAATTGATTGGAAAGGAGTTATGGGAATGCGAGACATTATAGCACATCATTATTTCGATATAGATGCAGTTATCGTTTTTGATGTAATGAAAAATAACCTGCCAGCCGTAAAAATGACTATTGATAAAATGTTATCTGACATTTAA
- a CDS encoding JAB domain-containing protein: MEGMYKVCDVKLTYNTKVKSSERAVIKDSNSAYSLLMNHIYDSETIQYREYMKLILLNNAKRVLGIVHISEGGLDSTSADIRIIMQAAILGNASAMILSHNHPSGNKQPSNQDDLLTDRVKKAAKLFDIQLLDHIIVTDSGYYSYLDEGRIL; this comes from the coding sequence ATGGAAGGAATGTATAAGGTATGTGACGTTAAATTGACGTACAACACGAAAGTTAAGAGTTCGGAAAGGGCTGTTATCAAGGATTCCAACAGTGCTTATTCCTTATTAATGAATCATATATATGATTCTGAGACAATTCAATACAGGGAGTATATGAAACTGATCCTGTTGAACAACGCTAAAAGGGTATTGGGGATTGTACATATATCAGAGGGTGGATTGGATTCGACATCTGCCGATATACGAATCATTATGCAGGCTGCGATATTGGGAAACGCTTCTGCAATGATCCTTAGCCACAATCACCCATCTGGGAATAAACAACCAAGCAACCAAGACGATTTATTAACGGACAGGGTGAAAAAGGCTGCAAAACTATTTGATATTCAGTTGTTGGATCACATAATAGTGACAGATAGCGGATATTACTCTTATTTGGATGAAGGGAGGATATTATGA
- a CDS encoding GntR family transcriptional regulator, whose translation MIKFLLDYSSGVPVYRQIIDQIIFGIASGQLKLGEQLPTVRALAVELKVNLNTVSKAYKELEIKNILETQQGTGTFINKTENVIQEKEREDKLKEICIQFSSVAFSYGFTLSEIIQELKNIETSKK comes from the coding sequence ATGATTAAGTTTTTATTAGATTACTCCAGCGGCGTACCGGTCTATCGTCAGATTATCGATCAGATTATATTTGGCATAGCATCAGGGCAACTAAAACTAGGTGAGCAACTTCCTACGGTCAGGGCGCTAGCCGTAGAGTTGAAGGTGAATCTGAACACGGTATCCAAGGCGTATAAAGAATTAGAAATCAAAAATATATTGGAAACCCAACAGGGTACAGGAACGTTTATCAATAAAACGGAGAATGTAATACAGGAAAAGGAGAGGGAAGATAAACTGAAAGAAATTTGCATACAGTTTTCTTCTGTGGCCTTCAGTTATGGTTTTACTCTTAGTGAAATCATACAGGAATTGAAAAATATTGAAACCTCTAAAAAATAA
- a CDS encoding DUF4595 domain-containing protein, translating to MKTNRFFTAILSVALCVNFVSCGDDDDNNIIDPENVTKRVATCTKNETSYAINYDNDGKVSKIVCQDDGESYDYDFSFSGNEAVATSEEKDGSYTYIDNIKFSLNGNGYCTSAIWTAIEKGSTTYESTDNYKFTYNSDNQMIKADIDGEIEEYVYKDGVMVSSGVAETITYTDIPNIGNLFVAFSTDYNDPFEEWRLAGLLGKASKFLPKTATWDEGMETYNYELDEEGYVKTVKVTFRDTKGSERSYSYKYTYENIK from the coding sequence ATGAAAACAAACAGATTTTTTACAGCCATTCTTTCAGTGGCTTTGTGTGTGAACTTCGTTTCTTGTGGTGACGATGATGATAATAATATCATTGATCCAGAGAATGTGACTAAACGGGTGGCAACTTGTACGAAAAATGAAACTTCTTATGCTATTAATTATGATAATGACGGGAAAGTTTCAAAAATAGTTTGTCAAGATGATGGGGAATCTTATGATTATGACTTTTCTTTTTCAGGGAATGAAGCTGTTGCCACTTCCGAAGAGAAAGATGGTTCATATACCTATATTGATAATATTAAGTTCTCTTTGAATGGAAACGGGTATTGTACAAGTGCAATATGGACAGCTATAGAAAAAGGCAGTACCACTTATGAAAGCACAGATAATTATAAATTTACTTATAATTCAGACAATCAAATGATAAAAGCTGATATTGATGGTGAGATTGAAGAATATGTATATAAAGATGGTGTGATGGTCAGCAGTGGTGTTGCAGAAACAATCACTTATACAGATATTCCAAATATAGGTAATTTGTTTGTTGCGTTTAGTACAGATTATAATGATCCGTTTGAAGAATGGCGTCTTGCAGGTCTATTAGGAAAAGCCTCAAAGTTCTTGCCCAAAACAGCTACATGGGATGAAGGTATGGAAACATACAATTACGAATTGGATGAGGAAGGGTATGTAAAGACAGTAAAGGTAACGTTCCGTGATACAAAGGGAAGTGAACGTTCCTATTCCTATAAATACACTTACGAAAATATCAAGTAA